GGTTTTCGTTCCGAGAACCAACCCCGGTGATTGCAAAGGGCTGTGCGGGTTGGGGCTGCGGTGTGACCTTTGAAGCGCCGAGAAGCGCAGGGTTCATGGCCCGCGCGCGCAGCGCGCTTCGTAAACTGACTCACGGCAACTGTTCGAGCGCAGCGGGCGCAGCCCGCGTAGCGAGTTTTGCCGTGGGGCCATGGACCCGAGCATCGCAGGGGAGTCGGCCCGCAGGGCCGACCGCTTCAATTCACGCCGCAGCCCCCACCCGCACAGCCCTTTGCCGCGCGGTGCTGCGGGTGCGGGGCTTCGACAAGCCTGTCTTGAGCTTGACGAAGGGCTCAGCCCGAACGGTGGAGGCGGGCTTCGACAGGCCTGTCCTGAGCTCGACGAAGGGCTCAGCCCGAACGGTGGTAGGCCGCTCCGGGCCCGAGAGCAGTCTTCGACCAGCCTGCCTGAACCAACCGAAGCTCGTCGGACACTGGGCTCGACGCAGCCGCCAGTCAGCCTGTCGCCGCCTCCAGCCGCTCGGCCATCGCGACCAACGCGCGGTCGCTTCCGCGGGGGCCGAGCAGGCTCAGCCCCATCGGCGCGCCGTCGCGGCCCGCCAGCGGCAGGCTCAGTTGCGGCAACCCGGCCAGCCCCGCCGCGCACAGCAGCCGGATGGCGCGGTTGCGGTAGTCCTCGAGGGCTGCGTCGGTGTCACTGCGCAGCGGCGCGATGTCGGGCATGGTGGGCAGCAGCAGCACGCCGTCGGTGCCCAGCAGCGCCTCCAGGTGCGCCGTGAACCGAGCACGGAAGGCCGTCGCCTCGGCCACTTGCGCGTCCGTCACGCCGCGGCTGAACGCGAATCGCTCGGCCACCCCGGGGCCCAGCGGCGGTGCGTAGCGTTCGATGAGCGGGCCGTCGGTCGTCCAGGCCTCGCGGCCCTGCAGGTGGCGGAAATGCCAGTACATCGCGTCGAGCGATTCCAGCACCACCGTCATCGGCTCGGCACGGCCCAGCACGGTCTGCGCGCGCTCGGCCGCCGCCCGCGCGGTGGGCTCGGCCGCGGGGGCCAGCAGCGCCCACAGGTCGGTGGGCCACAGCAGCCGCGTCGGGGCGGGCACGGGGTCGGCGCCCAGCAGCACGTCGGCCACGCGGGCGAAGGTCTGCGCGTCGCGCGTGAACCAGCCGCAGGTGTCGAAACTGGGGGCGAGATCGAGCGCGCCATGCAGGCTCACACGCCCGTGCGTGGGCCGCAGGCCCAGCAGGCCGCAGTGGCTGGCCGGCGCGCGCACGCTGCCGCCGGTGTCGGTGCCCAAGGCAAGGTCGCACAGGCGGTTCGACACCGCCGAGGCCGAGCCCGACGACGAACCGCCGCTGATCCGCTGCGGCGCCGCGCCGTTGATGGGGGAGCCGAAGTGCGCGTTCTGGCCGTTCATGCTGAAGGCCAGCTCGTCGGTGACCGTCTTGCCCACGAATCGCGCACCCGCGTCGAGCAGCCGCTGCACGGTGGGCGCGGTGCGCGTCTTGATGCCCGACATCGCCAGCACGATGGGGCTGCCGCCGCCGGTGGGGTAGCCGGCGACGTCGAACAGATCCTTCGCCGCGAAGGTGAGCCCCGCGAGCGGGCCGGTGCCGGCCGAGGGCACGGGCGCGGCGGGATAGGGCACGAAGGCGTGGGCGGGGTCGTGGATCATGGTGCAGCAGCGTGGGTGAGCGAGGCCGCGGCACCGGCCGTGGCCTCGGTGCGCAGGCAGCGGGCGCGGTGGCCGGGGGCAATCTCCACCACCTCGGGCGGGGTGGTGCGGCAGGCATCCTGCGCCCAGGCGCAACGCTCGGCAAAGGCACAGCCCGGCGGCAGGCGGCTCAGGTCGGGCGGCGAGCCGCCGATCGTCACCAGCCGCTGCCCCCTGGCCATGGCACCGTGCGCGCGGCTGCCCAGCAGCGCCAGCGTGTAGGGATGACGCGGCGCGCGGATCAGCTCGCGCGCCGTGCCCTCCTCGACGATGCGGCCGGCATACATCACCGCGATGCGGTCGGCCACCTCGAGCGCGGCGCCGATGTCGTGCGTGACAAAAACGATGCCCAGCCCGAGATCGCGCTGAAGCTCGCGCAGCAGGATCAGCACCTGGATCTGCACCGTGGCATCGAGCGCCGTGGTGGGCTCGTCGGCCAGCAGCAGCTGCGGGTTGCAGGCCAGGGCCAGCGCGATCATTGCGCGCTGGCGCATGCCACCGCTCATCTCGTGCGGGTAGGCGGCCAGTCGGCGCTCGGGGCTCGGGATGCGCACGCGCTCGAAAAGCGCCAACGCCCGCGCGTGCGCCTCGGCCGCACTCACCGGCTCGTGGCGGCGGATCGACTCGACGATCTGCTGCCCCACGGTGTAGACCGGATCCAGCGCCAGCAGCGGCTCCTGGAAGATCATGCTCACGACCT
The genomic region above belongs to Ideonella sp. WA131b and contains:
- a CDS encoding ABC transporter ATP-binding protein; translated protein: MNAAPGAPPLVDLRDLTVTFTGGRAPVRAVNGVSLRVRRGETVALIGESGSGKSVTLRTLLMLHAARRTQLGGQALVAGQDVLTMREGPLADFRGKVVSMIFQEPLLALDPVYTVGQQIVESIRRHEPVSAAEAHARALALFERVRIPSPERRLAAYPHEMSGGMRQRAMIALALACNPQLLLADEPTTALDATVQIQVLILLRELQRDLGLGIVFVTHDIGAALEVADRIAVMYAGRIVEEGTARELIRAPRHPYTLALLGSRAHGAMARGQRLVTIGGSPPDLSRLPPGCAFAERCAWAQDACRTTPPEVVEIAPGHRARCLRTEATAGAAASLTHAAAP
- a CDS encoding amidase, which produces MIHDPAHAFVPYPAAPVPSAGTGPLAGLTFAAKDLFDVAGYPTGGGSPIVLAMSGIKTRTAPTVQRLLDAGARFVGKTVTDELAFSMNGQNAHFGSPINGAAPQRISGGSSSGSASAVSNRLCDLALGTDTGGSVRAPASHCGLLGLRPTHGRVSLHGALDLAPSFDTCGWFTRDAQTFARVADVLLGADPVPAPTRLLWPTDLWALLAPAAEPTARAAAERAQTVLGRAEPMTVVLESLDAMYWHFRHLQGREAWTTDGPLIERYAPPLGPGVAERFAFSRGVTDAQVAEATAFRARFTAHLEALLGTDGVLLLPTMPDIAPLRSDTDAALEDYRNRAIRLLCAAGLAGLPQLSLPLAGRDGAPMGLSLLGPRGSDRALVAMAERLEAATG